Genomic segment of Paenibacillus polymyxa:
CTCTCTGCCATGAAATGCCATCTCTTGGTCAGCATATTGCCAAGTATTTGTATTCATAGGGTTTCCCCCTTTGCAAGTATTCAATATAAAAAACGGACGCGAGTCCGCCCTCTTAAACGCTGATCGGTTTAAGATCCGGCACCTCGCGTCCCAACACACGGTAATATATCTCTTCATATTGACGGGTAATCAGCTCATCACAAAAAACGGTACGGGCGCGGGTCAGACACGCTTCACGGAAACGTTCCGCCATCGCTTCATCGGACAACAGCTCTACTGCATAATCAGCCATTGCCTCAGTATTACCGATTTCAGCAAGATACCCCGTACTTCCATGCACAACGAGTTCAGGTACTCCCCCTGCCTGAGAACCGATGGTCGGCACTCCACAGGCCATTGCTTCCAATGCAACCAGACCAAAACTTTCTTTTTCCGAGGGAAGCAGCAGCACATCCGCCATAGAAATCACTTCTGCGATCTGATCCTGCTTACCTAAAAAGAAGACCTTATCTTGCAGTCCTAAATTCTCGATTTTGCAACGGATTTTTGGAAGATCCGGTCCTTCTCCCACCAACAGCAGCTTCGCAGGTACTTTACGTTGCACCTTTTCAAATATATCCAGCACATCTCCCACCCTTTTGACAGGACGGAAATTGGAAATATGCATCATTATTTTTTCATGCGGTTGGGCAAAATCTCTTCTAAGCGCCGCGGCATCTCGTGGATAATATACCCGTTTATCTACAAAATTGTAGGTTAAATCAATAGGTCGTGTAATTTCCAACGCATCTATCGTCTCCCGAATCAAATCCTTGGAAACCGCTGTCACAGCGTCACTTTTGTTAATAGCCAGCCGAATCAGGTCCTTCAACGACTCATCCTGTGCCAACACTGTAATGTCCGTACCATGCAAGGTGGTTACCACCTTCAGATGATCACCCACCATTTCCTTCGCCAAGTAAGCGCATACTGCATGGGGTACCGCATAATGAACATGGAGTACGTCCAAATTCTTCATTTGTGCGACTTGGGCCATTTTGGTCGCCAGTGACAAATCATAGGGTGGATATCTAAACACGTAATAATCGTTAACTTCAACCTCATGATAAAAAATATTTTTCTGAAACGCCCCGCCTAATCTGAACGGAATGCTATTGGCAATGAAATGGACCTCATGCCCTTTTTCTGCCAGCAACTTACCCAACTCAGTAGCCACTACACCGGAGCCACCCAACGACGGATAACAGGTAATTCCAATTTTCAATTTGTCATTCAAGCTAAGCTGCCTCCTTCCGCTCATCAGTGATAACTTTCCTGCCGATTTATTTTAACATTCTGCAAAATGCTCAAGTATAGAATTCTTATGTGAATAGCTTAACCAGATATGGCGTTTTGGACGCAAAGCCTTCTGCATACGAAATCAGTTTGCGTTGACCCAACAACGAGTCGCGAGCTTTTACGCGTTCCACATATCCCTGATTTAAGGGTGTGGATACTGTATCCTTTCCAGGTGCTGCCTGAAATTGCGAAGCATAACTCAACAAAGACCGTTCTTTGGCTTCATAATGCTCGGTGATATCCACAATCAAATCCGTTCTGCCAATATCATTAATAAAATAAAAATATAATTGCTCTACCTGTACCGCAGGATTTTCTGGCATAAAACGTCGCAACTTGGCGTTAAATACCGCTTCCTCCACTAACTTACTGCACATGACATGGTCTGGATGCCGATCCTCCCAATAAGGAGCAAATACGACTTTCGGTGCATGGCGCCGTATTTCTGCTGTAACTGCAGCTACATGTTCTGGAGTTACATATAATCCACGATCCGGCAGACCTAGATTCGTCCGCACGGCAAGTCCGAGTACTTTTGCAGCGTGTTCTGCCTCTGCCATACGAGTATCCACATCACCATTAGATGACATTTCAGCCCGCGTCAAATCGCACACGCCCACCTTTAAACCAGCGGCTGTATGCTTGGCAATCGTGCCTCCCATTCCTATTTCTGCATCGTCGGCATGGGCTCCGAAAATCAAGATGTCCAGTGTCATTTTATATCACCTTGCTGGTCAATCCCCGGTTTATATTTATGTACCAGCTCACGCCAAGCAAAATCGCCACGGTCTAGCGCCTTAACCAGTATTTCAGCAGTTGCAACGTTGGTTGCCAGAGGAATCCCTTGTACATCACACAGACGTAACAGGGCGCTAATATCCGGCTCATGCGGCTGGGCCATAAGCGGATCACGCAAAAATATAATCAAGTCCATGTCATTTTGTGCAACCATAGCCCCGATTTGCTGATCTCCTCCAAGCGGCCCGGACATGAAACGGTGAATTTGAAGCTTGGTTTGCTCCATAATGCGCAGACCTGTTGTACCTGTTGAAAATAACTGGTGATCTGTAAAAACATGCTCATAGGCCGTTATGAAATTTACCATTTCATCCTTTTTTCGGTCATGCGCTATAAATGCAATCTTTAACATTCAAAGTTCCTCCTGCCTCATTCTATAATTTCGTTCGTCAAATCATTCGCGTATTCTTAATCGATGTAATGCTCAAATCCATATACAAGTCCTGGCTGCTCCATGACCTTCTGAATACCGATTTTAACACCCGGCATATAGCCCGCTCGTTCATAAGAATCCTGACGAATTTTCAGAGATTGTCCAAACCCTCCGAAGATTACTTCTTGCTGTGCGAAAACACCGGGAAGACGGACACTGTGAACACGGAACCCTTGATAGTACCCCCCCCGTGATCCTTCTAACGTTTCTTCCTCTTCCGGGTTACCCTGTCGTAGCTCTTCACGCTGTTCGGCGATCAGCTCTGCGGTCTTAATGGCTGTGCCCGATGGCGCGTCCAATTTTTGGTCACCGTGATATTCGATGATTTCCAGATGTGGGAAGTATTTCGCTGCCTGAGCCGCAAACCGCATCATCAAAATGACTCCAATCGAAAAGTTCGGCGCGATCAGACCACCAATTTGCTGCTCACGACACTGCTTGTCCAGTTCATTAATCTGTTCGGGGGTAAACCCTGTCGTTCCGATAACGGGACGTACTCCATACTTGATAGCAAGCGCTGTATGTGCGTACGCAAAACGCGGCCCCGTAAAATCGACCATGACATCCGCTCGACTATCCAGTAAAGCCTGCTCCACGTCCTCCACAATAGCGATACCCGCTTCCGGTAATCCGACGAGAAGGCCGGCATCACTGCCGGCATGTGTTCTGTTCACTGCGGCCAC
This window contains:
- the bshA gene encoding N-acetyl-alpha-D-glucosaminyl L-malate synthase BshA, producing MNDKLKIGITCYPSLGGSGVVATELGKLLAEKGHEVHFIANSIPFRLGGAFQKNIFYHEVEVNDYYVFRYPPYDLSLATKMAQVAQMKNLDVLHVHYAVPHAVCAYLAKEMVGDHLKVVTTLHGTDITVLAQDESLKDLIRLAINKSDAVTAVSKDLIRETIDALEITRPIDLTYNFVDKRVYYPRDAAALRRDFAQPHEKIMMHISNFRPVKRVGDVLDIFEKVQRKVPAKLLLVGEGPDLPKIRCKIENLGLQDKVFFLGKQDQIAEVISMADVLLLPSEKESFGLVALEAMACGVPTIGSQAGGVPELVVHGSTGYLAEIGNTEAMADYAVELLSDEAMAERFREACLTRARTVFCDELITRQYEEIYYRVLGREVPDLKPISV
- the bshB1 gene encoding bacillithiol biosynthesis deacetylase BshB1, which encodes MTLDILIFGAHADDAEIGMGGTIAKHTAAGLKVGVCDLTRAEMSSNGDVDTRMAEAEHAAKVLGLAVRTNLGLPDRGLYVTPEHVAAVTAEIRRHAPKVVFAPYWEDRHPDHVMCSKLVEEAVFNAKLRRFMPENPAVQVEQLYFYFINDIGRTDLIVDITEHYEAKERSLLSYASQFQAAPGKDTVSTPLNQGYVERVKARDSLLGQRKLISYAEGFASKTPYLVKLFT
- the mgsA gene encoding methylglyoxal synthase: MLKIAFIAHDRKKDEMVNFITAYEHVFTDHQLFSTGTTGLRIMEQTKLQIHRFMSGPLGGDQQIGAMVAQNDMDLIIFLRDPLMAQPHEPDISALLRLCDVQGIPLATNVATAEILVKALDRGDFAWRELVHKYKPGIDQQGDIK
- the dapB gene encoding 4-hydroxy-tetrahydrodipicolinate reductase, yielding MSEPIKVAVVGAAGRMGREVVKLVLQDEELQLVAAVNRTHAGSDAGLLVGLPEAGIAIVEDVEQALLDSRADVMVDFTGPRFAYAHTALAIKYGVRPVIGTTGFTPEQINELDKQCREQQIGGLIAPNFSIGVILMMRFAAQAAKYFPHLEIIEYHGDQKLDAPSGTAIKTAELIAEQREELRQGNPEEEETLEGSRGGYYQGFRVHSVRLPGVFAQQEVIFGGFGQSLKIRQDSYERAGYMPGVKIGIQKVMEQPGLVYGFEHYID